From the genome of Parafrankia irregularis, one region includes:
- a CDS encoding DUF456 domain-containing protein, giving the protein MSGVELLAVALVMAVGVVGVLVPVLPGLLLVWGAGVWWTIADGGGSGRWAVLAVMSALFVAGSLAKYVLPGRAASASGATIGTMLVGAVCAVVGFFVVPVVGLLVGGLAGIYLAELARLRDPVRAGASTWAATVAFGVGLLVEICAGLAMAAVWGLGELVT; this is encoded by the coding sequence GTGAGCGGTGTCGAGCTCCTCGCGGTGGCCCTGGTCATGGCGGTCGGGGTGGTCGGTGTCCTCGTCCCCGTCCTGCCGGGCCTGCTGCTGGTCTGGGGCGCCGGCGTGTGGTGGACGATCGCCGACGGGGGCGGCTCGGGGCGCTGGGCCGTGCTGGCGGTGATGAGCGCGCTGTTCGTCGCCGGCTCCCTGGCCAAGTACGTGCTGCCTGGCCGCGCCGCGTCCGCCTCCGGTGCGACGATCGGGACGATGCTCGTCGGCGCGGTCTGCGCTGTCGTCGGGTTCTTCGTCGTGCCGGTCGTGGGCCTGCTGGTGGGCGGCCTCGCCGGCATCTACCTGGCCGAGCTCGCCCGCCTGCGGGACCCGGTGCGGGCGGGCGCGTCGACCTGGGCGGCGACGGTCGCCTTCGGGGTCGGCCTGCTGGTCGAGATCTGTGCCGGCCTCGCGATGGCGGCCGTCTGGGGCCTCGGTGAGCTGGTCACCTGA